A region of Vibrio chagasii DNA encodes the following proteins:
- the ushA gene encoding bifunctional UDP-sugar hydrolase/5'-nucleotidase UshA produces MKQRLILKTALSAAILATLAGCASQSAHDWNQDETYKLTILHTNDNHGRFWQNKYGEYGMSARKTLIDQLRAEVEAEGGSVLLLSGGDINTGVPESDLQDAEPDFKGMNKIGYDAMALGNHEFDNSLDVLQKQIDWANFPMLSANIYDKATGERKFQAYEMFEKQGIKIAVIGLTTEDTQKIGNPEFIAGIDFRDPKEEAKKLIAELKETEKPDLIFAVTHMGHYENGQRGVNAPGDVALARYLDEGDLDMIVGGHSQEPVCMEGPNVAKKNFKPGDECKPDLQNGTYIVQAHEWGKYVGRADYEFRNGELEMVSYDLIPVNLKKKVKIDGKKQRVLIQDEIAQDPELLEFLRPFQEQGQAQLEVKIAETNGKLEGDRNVVRFQQTNLGRLIATSHMERAKADFAVMNSGGVRDSIEAGEVTYKDVLTVQPFANILTYTDMTGKEALDYLNVVATKPIDSGAYAQFAGISMTVANGEVSDVVIGGKPLNLEETYRFTVPSFNAAGGDGYPKLSDHPGYVNTGFVDAEVLKEYLEANSPVDVNKYAPSGQIVYK; encoded by the coding sequence ATGAAGCAACGCCTTATTCTAAAGACAGCACTAAGTGCTGCAATTCTAGCGACTTTAGCTGGTTGTGCGTCTCAATCTGCTCATGATTGGAACCAAGACGAAACTTACAAGCTAACGATTCTTCACACTAACGACAACCATGGTCGTTTCTGGCAGAACAAATACGGCGAATACGGCATGTCTGCGCGTAAAACGCTGATTGATCAACTTCGTGCAGAAGTTGAAGCAGAAGGCGGTAGCGTGTTGCTTCTATCTGGTGGTGACATCAACACAGGTGTACCAGAGTCAGATCTTCAAGATGCAGAACCTGATTTCAAAGGTATGAACAAGATTGGTTACGATGCAATGGCACTTGGTAACCATGAGTTTGATAACTCACTAGACGTACTACAAAAGCAAATCGATTGGGCTAACTTCCCAATGCTATCTGCAAACATCTACGATAAAGCGACTGGTGAACGTAAGTTCCAAGCTTACGAGATGTTTGAAAAGCAAGGTATTAAAATCGCGGTTATTGGTTTAACAACTGAAGATACCCAAAAGATTGGTAACCCTGAGTTCATCGCAGGTATCGATTTCCGTGACCCTAAAGAAGAAGCGAAGAAACTGATCGCTGAACTTAAAGAAACAGAAAAACCGGATCTTATCTTTGCTGTGACTCATATGGGTCACTACGAAAATGGTCAGCGTGGCGTTAACGCACCAGGTGATGTTGCACTAGCGCGTTACCTAGACGAAGGTGACCTAGACATGATCGTTGGTGGTCACTCTCAAGAGCCTGTATGTATGGAAGGCCCTAACGTTGCGAAGAAAAACTTCAAGCCGGGTGATGAGTGTAAACCTGACCTTCAAAACGGTACTTACATCGTTCAAGCTCACGAATGGGGCAAATACGTAGGTCGTGCTGATTACGAATTCCGTAATGGCGAACTAGAAATGGTGAGCTACGACCTAATCCCAGTTAACCTGAAGAAAAAGGTTAAGATCGACGGTAAGAAGCAACGCGTACTTATCCAAGACGAGATTGCGCAAGATCCAGAACTACTAGAGTTCCTACGTCCATTCCAAGAGCAAGGCCAAGCACAGCTTGAAGTTAAGATTGCTGAAACAAATGGCAAGCTTGAAGGTGACCGTAACGTAGTTCGTTTCCAACAGACTAACCTAGGTCGTCTGATTGCAACTTCTCACATGGAGCGTGCAAAAGCAGACTTCGCTGTGATGAACTCTGGTGGTGTTCGTGATTCAATTGAAGCGGGTGAAGTAACATACAAAGATGTACTAACAGTACAACCTTTTGCAAACATCCTGACTTACACAGACATGACGGGTAAAGAAGCTCTAGATTACCTAAATGTAGTAGCGACTAAACCAATCGACTCAGGTGCTTACGCACAATTCGCTGGTATCTCAATGACAGTAGCGAACGGTGAAGTGTCTGACGTTGTTATTGGTGGTAAGCCACTTAACTTAGAAGAAACGTACCGCTTCACTGTACCAAGCTTTAACGCTGCGGGTGGTGACGGCTACCCTAAACTGTCTGACCACCCTGGTTACGTAAACACAGGTTTTGTTGACGCTGAGGTACTGAAAGAGTACCTAGAAGCGAATAGCCCAGTTGATGTGAACAAGTACGCTCCTTCTGGTCAAATTGTTTACAAGTAA
- the kdsA gene encoding 3-deoxy-8-phosphooctulonate synthase yields MEQKTVHIGDMPIANDKPFTLFAGMNVLESRDLAMQICEHYVKVTEKLGIPYVFKASFDKANRSSVHSYRGPGMEEGLKIFQELKDTFGVKIITDVHTEAQAQPVADVVDVIQLPAFLARQTDLVEAMAKTGAVINVKKPQFMSPNQVGNIVDKFAECGNDKIILCERGSCMGYDNLVVDMLGFGVMKKASNGSPIIFDVTHSLQMRDPSGAASGGRREQTVELAKAGLATGIAGLFIEAHPNPDQARCDGPSALPLDKLEPFLKQMKALDDLIKGFDHIDIK; encoded by the coding sequence ATGGAACAGAAAACAGTTCATATTGGCGATATGCCAATTGCTAACGACAAGCCATTTACGCTATTTGCAGGCATGAACGTTCTTGAATCTCGCGATCTAGCAATGCAGATCTGTGAGCACTACGTGAAAGTAACTGAAAAGCTGGGTATCCCTTATGTATTTAAGGCGTCTTTTGACAAGGCAAACCGTAGCTCAGTTCACTCATACCGTGGCCCTGGTATGGAAGAAGGTCTAAAAATCTTCCAAGAATTGAAAGACACATTCGGCGTGAAGATCATTACTGATGTTCACACTGAAGCACAAGCTCAGCCGGTTGCTGATGTGGTTGATGTTATTCAGCTTCCAGCATTCCTAGCTCGTCAAACGGACCTTGTTGAAGCGATGGCGAAGACTGGCGCAGTTATCAACGTGAAGAAGCCTCAGTTCATGAGCCCGAACCAAGTTGGTAACATCGTTGATAAATTCGCAGAATGTGGCAACGACAAGATTATCCTTTGTGAACGTGGTTCTTGCATGGGTTACGACAACCTAGTTGTAGATATGCTTGGTTTTGGCGTAATGAAGAAAGCTTCAAACGGCAGCCCAATCATCTTTGACGTGACGCACTCTCTACAGATGCGTGACCCTTCAGGTGCTGCATCTGGCGGTCGTCGTGAGCAAACGGTTGAACTTGCAAAAGCGGGTCTTGCGACAGGTATTGCTGGTCTATTCATTGAAGCTCACCCGAACCCAGATCAAGCACGCTGTGATGGTCCATCTGCACTGCCTCTAGATAAGCTAGAGCCGTTCTTGAAGCAGATGAAAGCACTTGACGACCTTATCAAAGGTTTTGACCACATCGATATTAAATAG
- a CDS encoding SirB1 family protein, producing the protein MYEFFDEDFDQLELAEGALILNKAINPDTQDNWAEQELARLFKEAEFALVHETDEQQKFESFIRLFFYEWGFAGDKDAYFSSENAFIDKVLERKKGIPVSLGAIFLFLGRKLGFPVEGVSFPTQFLLKVTWYGQAAVYINPYNGEYVGEQTLRAWLIGHDGPLAELKSEHLEVADHPTIIGKWLALLKSALLREERYTLALKCTDLALTFVPDDPYEIRDRGFIYQQLDCHQVAATDYQYFIDQCPDDPASELLKSQVNVMNEKTVVVH; encoded by the coding sequence ATGTACGAATTTTTTGACGAAGACTTTGACCAGCTAGAATTAGCTGAAGGTGCATTGATCTTAAATAAAGCGATTAACCCAGACACTCAAGACAATTGGGCTGAGCAAGAGCTGGCAAGACTGTTTAAAGAAGCTGAGTTTGCCTTGGTTCATGAAACCGATGAGCAACAGAAGTTTGAGTCCTTTATTCGACTATTCTTCTATGAATGGGGCTTTGCGGGTGATAAAGACGCTTATTTCTCTTCAGAGAACGCTTTCATCGATAAAGTGCTAGAGCGTAAGAAAGGCATTCCTGTCAGTCTTGGCGCGATCTTTCTTTTTCTAGGTCGCAAGCTAGGCTTTCCTGTAGAGGGGGTCTCTTTCCCGACTCAGTTTCTGCTTAAAGTGACTTGGTACGGCCAAGCAGCAGTGTATATCAACCCTTACAACGGTGAGTACGTTGGTGAGCAAACGTTACGAGCGTGGTTGATTGGCCATGATGGTCCATTAGCTGAGCTTAAATCTGAGCATTTAGAAGTGGCTGACCATCCAACAATCATTGGTAAGTGGTTAGCGCTACTAAAAAGTGCGCTGCTAAGAGAAGAGCGCTATACGCTTGCATTGAAATGTACAGACCTTGCATTAACGTTTGTACCTGACGACCCGTATGAAATCCGCGACCGTGGCTTTATCTATCAGCAGTTGGATTGTCATCAAGTGGCAGCGACGGATTACCAATATTTTATCGACCAATGCCCAGATGACCCTGCATCTGAGTTACTGAAATCTCAAGTGAACGTCATGAATGAAAAGACCGTGGTTGTTCACTAA
- a CDS encoding SirB2 family protein: MYEGLKHFHLLTIAISVSLLSIRFVLMMANSPKLKHPFLQRFPHINDSLLLLSGIGLIFITGFIPFTPAAPWLTEKLTCVMAYIALGFFALKLGKNKLLRVFSFFGALGWLAMAGKIAMTKTPTFFG; encoded by the coding sequence ATGTACGAAGGTTTAAAACATTTTCACCTACTAACGATTGCGATAAGCGTGTCACTTCTTTCTATTCGTTTCGTTCTTATGATGGCGAACTCACCAAAGCTTAAGCACCCTTTCTTGCAGCGTTTCCCTCATATCAATGACTCGTTGCTATTGCTATCGGGTATTGGCTTGATTTTTATCACTGGCTTTATTCCATTTACTCCAGCCGCGCCATGGCTAACAGAAAAGCTAACTTGTGTGATGGCTTACATCGCATTGGGTTTCTTTGCGCTTAAGTTGGGTAAAAACAAGTTATTGAGAGTATTCTCGTTCTTCGGTGCGCTTGGCTGGTTAGCTATGGCTGGCAAAATTGCGATGACGAAGACACCAACATTTTTCGGTTAA
- the prmC gene encoding peptide chain release factor N(5)-glutamine methyltransferase — MQSAYTVESALKAAIVALQEGDNTSPSIDAAVLLCHALDKPRSYLLTWPEKHLTSEQESEFQALLKRRLTGEPVAYIVGEREFWSLPLKVSPSTLIPRPDTERLVEVALDKTYGKQGAILDLGTGTGAIALALASEMPNRPVTGIDLRPEAQALATENAKRLNITNATFLHGSWFDPLSGLASDGDEVKFSLIVSNPPYIEKDDPHLSQGDVRFEPITALVAEEKGLADIRYISENARGFLENEGWLVFEHGYDQGVAVREIMQALGYLDVVTEKDYGGNDRVTLGRYCS, encoded by the coding sequence ATGCAATCTGCCTATACGGTTGAAAGTGCATTAAAAGCAGCAATCGTAGCGCTTCAAGAGGGTGACAATACGTCACCCTCAATTGATGCTGCGGTACTGCTTTGTCACGCCTTAGATAAACCAAGATCTTACCTGTTAACTTGGCCTGAGAAGCACCTTACCTCAGAACAAGAATCTGAATTTCAAGCCCTTTTAAAACGTCGTTTAACCGGTGAGCCTGTGGCTTACATTGTCGGTGAACGTGAGTTTTGGTCGCTGCCGTTAAAAGTTTCGCCATCTACTTTAATTCCTCGCCCAGATACTGAGCGCTTGGTTGAAGTCGCGTTGGATAAAACCTATGGCAAACAAGGTGCGATTCTTGATTTAGGTACAGGTACAGGTGCTATTGCATTGGCGTTAGCGTCTGAGATGCCAAATCGACCAGTGACAGGCATTGACCTTCGTCCAGAAGCTCAAGCGCTTGCAACCGAGAATGCGAAGCGCTTGAATATCACCAATGCTACGTTCTTGCATGGTAGTTGGTTTGACCCGCTTAGCGGTCTGGCTTCTGATGGCGATGAGGTTAAGTTCTCTCTGATTGTCTCTAACCCACCTTACATAGAGAAAGATGATCCTCATCTATCTCAGGGCGATGTGCGTTTTGAGCCGATTACTGCGCTTGTTGCTGAAGAGAAAGGGCTTGCTGATATTCGCTACATTTCTGAAAACGCACGTGGCTTTTTGGAAAATGAGGGGTGGTTGGTGTTTGAACACGGTTACGATCAAGGCGTGGCTGTACGTGAGATAATGCAAGCGCTAGGTTATCTCGATGTGGTTACAGAGAAAGATTACGGCGGTAATGACCGAGTGACACTAGGTCGCTATTGCTCATAG
- the prfA gene encoding peptide chain release factor 1, whose amino-acid sequence MKASILVKLETLVERYEEVQHLLGDPDVIGDQNKFRALSKEYSQLEEVTKCFQAYQQAQDDLEAAEDMAQEDDEEMREMAQEEIKEAKEAIERLTDELQILLLPKDPNDERNCFLEIRAGAGGDEAGIFAGNLFRMYSKFAEKKGWRVEVMSSNDSEQGGYKEMIAKVSGEGVYGVMKFESGGHRVQRVPETESQGRVHTSACTVAVMPEIPEADLPEIKAADLKIDTFRASGAGGQHVNTTDSAIRITHLPTGTVVECQDERSQHKNKAKAMAVLAARIVQAEEERRAAEVSDTRRNLLGSGDRSDRIRTYNYPQGRVSDHRINLTLYRLNEVLEGDMQSLIDPVLQEHQADQLAALAENN is encoded by the coding sequence ATGAAAGCCTCGATTCTAGTAAAGCTTGAAACACTTGTTGAACGCTACGAAGAAGTTCAACACCTGCTTGGCGATCCAGATGTGATCGGTGATCAAAACAAATTCCGTGCACTATCTAAAGAGTACTCTCAGTTAGAAGAAGTGACTAAGTGCTTCCAAGCTTACCAGCAAGCTCAAGACGATCTAGAAGCTGCCGAAGATATGGCGCAGGAAGACGACGAAGAGATGCGCGAAATGGCGCAGGAAGAGATTAAAGAAGCGAAAGAGGCGATTGAGCGTCTAACTGACGAACTTCAGATTCTTCTTCTACCTAAAGATCCAAACGATGAGCGTAACTGTTTCCTAGAGATCCGTGCCGGTGCGGGCGGTGATGAAGCGGGTATTTTCGCGGGTAACCTTTTCCGTATGTACTCTAAGTTTGCAGAGAAGAAAGGCTGGCGCGTTGAGGTAATGAGCAGCAATGACTCAGAGCAAGGCGGCTACAAAGAGATGATCGCTAAAGTAAGCGGTGAAGGCGTTTACGGTGTGATGAAGTTTGAGTCAGGCGGTCACCGTGTACAACGTGTACCAGAGACTGAATCTCAAGGCCGTGTTCATACTTCTGCATGTACTGTTGCTGTTATGCCTGAAATCCCAGAAGCGGATCTTCCAGAAATTAAGGCTGCAGACCTGAAAATCGATACTTTCCGTGCATCTGGCGCGGGTGGTCAGCACGTTAACACCACGGATTCAGCTATCCGTATTACTCACTTGCCAACAGGTACAGTAGTAGAGTGTCAGGACGAGCGTTCTCAACACAAAAACAAAGCGAAGGCGATGGCAGTTCTTGCTGCACGTATTGTACAAGCTGAAGAAGAGCGTCGTGCTGCTGAAGTTTCAGACACGCGTCGTAACCTATTAGGCTCGGGTGACCGTAGTGACCGTATCCGTACTTACAACTACCCGCAAGGTCGTGTTTCTGATCACCGCATCAACCTAACACTTTACCGCCTGAACGAAGTGTTAGAAGGTGACATGCAAAGTCTGATTGATCCGGTTCTGCAAGAGCACCAAGCAGACCAACTTGCTGCGCTAGCTGAGAACAACTAA
- the hemA gene encoding glutamyl-tRNA reductase, translating to MSLLAVGINHNTASVELREKVAFGPDKLSEALKQLNANAHVNGSVILSTCNRTEVYCDVKSGAKNKLIDWLSVFHQVSPEELKPSLYIHEEQAAIKHLMRVACGLDSLVLGEPQILGQVKQAYTDSRGSKSVDASMEKLFQKSFSVAKRVRTETEIGGSAVSVAYAACTLAKHIFESIADSTVLLVGAGETIELVAKHLSANGCTKMIVANRTRERALGLAEEFGAEVISLNEIPDHLHRADIVISSTASPLPIIGKGMVETALKKRKHQPMLLVDIAVPRDVESQVGELNDAYLYSVDDLQSIVDGNIEQRKVEAIQAEAIVSEESAAFMSWMRSLQAVDSIREYRKSANEIREELLSKSLQSLAAGGDPEKVLLELSNKLTNKLIHAPTRALQSAAEQGEPAKLTVIRQSLGLEDPQ from the coding sequence ATGTCTTTGCTTGCCGTAGGTATCAATCACAATACAGCGTCGGTTGAATTGCGAGAAAAAGTCGCTTTTGGTCCAGATAAACTGTCTGAGGCACTCAAGCAACTTAACGCAAATGCACACGTAAATGGAAGTGTCATACTTTCTACCTGTAACCGAACTGAAGTGTATTGTGACGTTAAAAGCGGAGCAAAAAACAAGCTTATCGATTGGTTATCGGTTTTCCATCAAGTTAGCCCTGAAGAGCTAAAGCCAAGTCTTTATATCCATGAAGAGCAGGCCGCCATTAAACATTTGATGCGCGTTGCTTGTGGTTTGGACTCTTTGGTTTTGGGTGAGCCGCAAATCTTAGGTCAGGTTAAGCAAGCTTATACAGACTCTCGTGGTAGCAAGTCTGTTGATGCTTCAATGGAAAAGCTGTTCCAGAAATCATTTTCTGTAGCGAAGCGCGTTCGAACTGAAACAGAAATCGGCGGAAGTGCGGTGTCTGTGGCTTACGCAGCTTGTACCTTGGCCAAGCATATTTTTGAGTCAATTGCTGATTCTACTGTGCTGTTAGTTGGCGCTGGTGAAACGATTGAACTCGTGGCTAAGCACCTTTCAGCAAATGGCTGTACTAAAATGATTGTGGCTAACCGAACTCGTGAGCGTGCTTTAGGGCTAGCCGAAGAGTTTGGTGCAGAAGTGATCAGCTTAAATGAAATTCCGGATCACCTACACAGAGCTGATATTGTGATCAGTTCAACCGCAAGCCCGCTGCCAATTATTGGTAAAGGCATGGTTGAGACCGCTCTGAAGAAAAGAAAACATCAACCTATGTTATTGGTTGATATTGCAGTGCCTCGTGATGTTGAATCTCAGGTTGGCGAACTGAACGATGCTTACCTTTATTCGGTTGATGATTTGCAGTCGATTGTTGATGGCAACATCGAGCAACGTAAAGTGGAAGCAATCCAAGCTGAAGCAATAGTCAGTGAAGAAAGTGCTGCGTTCATGAGTTGGATGCGCTCACTACAAGCGGTCGACAGTATTCGTGAGTACCGAAAGTCAGCGAATGAAATCCGCGAAGAATTATTGAGTAAAAGTTTACAATCACTTGCCGCTGGCGGTGACCCTGAGAAAGTTTTACTAGAGCTTAGTAATAAGCTCACAAACAAATTGATCCATGCTCCAACCCGCGCACTACAAAGTGCTGCTGAGCAAGGAGAACCTGCGAAATTAACGGTCATTAGACAGAGTTTGGGCCTAGAAGACCCTCAATAA
- the lolB gene encoding lipoprotein insertase outer membrane protein LolB, with protein MGKLRKIASLIFITIIMVGCSSIPEQPTSVEWQAHQSRLLQIENYQASGKLAYISPEQRQSLNFVWKHSPNQSQLRLTTFLGQTALNLTIDPSGAKVVTYDDQIFTHVSASILVEQLTGLKIPVDHLPQWFLGIPDQADSYQLNTTNTLESLTKQVSNQLWTLSFTNYRNTEMSNTLQSGEDKANVETIPLPTRLSFKQDQNKINIVVSKWTLKK; from the coding sequence ATGGGCAAGCTTCGTAAAATCGCGTCTCTTATTTTTATTACCATAATCATGGTGGGTTGCTCGTCTATCCCGGAACAACCGACAAGTGTTGAATGGCAAGCGCACCAAAGCCGCCTATTGCAGATAGAAAACTATCAAGCCTCCGGTAAGCTTGCGTACATATCTCCCGAGCAGCGCCAAAGCCTCAATTTCGTTTGGAAGCACTCTCCAAACCAAAGCCAATTAAGACTCACCACTTTCCTTGGTCAGACCGCATTAAACCTGACCATTGATCCATCTGGCGCCAAAGTCGTCACTTATGATGACCAAATATTTACCCACGTAAGCGCGTCTATCTTGGTTGAACAGCTTACAGGCTTGAAGATCCCGGTTGATCATCTGCCACAATGGTTCCTTGGCATTCCAGACCAAGCGGATAGCTATCAGCTAAATACAACGAACACCCTTGAGTCACTAACCAAGCAAGTCAGCAACCAACTATGGACTCTGAGTTTTACAAACTATCGCAACACAGAGATGTCGAATACGCTGCAATCTGGTGAAGACAAAGCAAATGTAGAGACGATTCCGCTCCCTACTCGACTCTCTTTCAAGCAAGACCAAAACAAAATCAACATCGTAGTTTCGAAGTGGACACTGAAAAAATGA
- the ispE gene encoding 4-(cytidine 5'-diphospho)-2-C-methyl-D-erythritol kinase — protein MITTPTHWPSPAKLNLFLYITGRRDNGYHELQTLFQFVDFGDELTVTANSETSSITITPEIPGVALEENLIWKAATALQQYTSTSFGADIELKKVLPMGGGIGGGSSNAATVLVALNYLWQLNLSDDQLAEIGLKLGADVPVFVRGYAAFAEGVGEQLLPANPDEKWYLVVKPQVSIATVDIFTHPELTRNTPKRALSTLLEQEYVNDCEKIVRMLYPEVDKQLSWLLQYAPSRLTGTGSCVFAEFSSKKEAELVLEKLPDTVSAFVAKGRNISPLKETLAEYHSAHPQSI, from the coding sequence ATGATTACAACACCAACACACTGGCCTTCTCCAGCAAAGCTGAATCTATTTCTTTATATCACTGGCCGACGTGATAATGGTTACCACGAACTTCAAACATTATTTCAGTTCGTTGACTTTGGTGATGAACTCACGGTTACCGCCAACTCAGAAACGAGTTCGATAACCATCACGCCAGAAATTCCTGGAGTAGCACTTGAAGAAAACCTGATCTGGAAGGCCGCTACAGCACTTCAGCAATACACCTCAACCTCTTTCGGTGCCGATATTGAGCTAAAGAAAGTGCTACCAATGGGTGGTGGTATTGGCGGAGGCTCTTCAAATGCTGCAACTGTGTTGGTTGCACTTAATTACTTGTGGCAACTAAACCTTTCTGATGATCAACTTGCAGAGATCGGTCTGAAGCTTGGTGCAGATGTTCCAGTGTTTGTACGAGGCTATGCCGCCTTTGCTGAAGGCGTCGGTGAGCAGCTGTTGCCAGCTAATCCGGATGAAAAATGGTATCTCGTGGTCAAACCTCAAGTGAGCATAGCAACTGTGGACATATTCACACATCCAGAATTAACCAGAAATACGCCAAAGCGAGCGTTATCAACGCTTCTAGAGCAAGAATACGTAAACGATTGCGAAAAAATTGTTCGAATGCTGTACCCAGAGGTTGATAAGCAACTTTCATGGCTGCTACAATATGCGCCGTCGAGATTGACTGGCACAGGTTCGTGCGTTTTTGCTGAATTTAGCAGCAAAAAAGAAGCCGAATTGGTGCTAGAAAAACTACCTGACACCGTTTCCGCATTTGTAGCGAAAGGACGAAACATTTCTCCTTTGAAAGAAACGTTGGCTGAATACCACTCAGCCCACCCACAATCTATTTAA